In a single window of the Silurus meridionalis isolate SWU-2019-XX chromosome 8, ASM1480568v1, whole genome shotgun sequence genome:
- the smyd2a gene encoding N-lysine methyltransferase SMYD2-A isoform X2: MHKLECSAMCSYGENWCPSETVRLVARIIVKQKVQTEPTQSERLLSLKEFESHMDKIDNEKNEMNQTDTAALHHFYSKYLDIPSNDVLTELFAQVNCNGFTIEDEELSHLGSAVFPDVALMNHSCSPNVIVTYKGTGAEVRAVQKISPGEEIFNSYIDLLYPTEDRMERLKDSYFFTCDCTECTTKSKDKAKMEIRQKLSAPPEPEEVQKMVVYARNVIEEFRRAKHYKTPSELLEICELSLEKMGSLFVETNVYMLHMMYQAMGVCLYMQDWDGALKYGEKIVHPYSVHYPQYSLNVASMYLKLGRLYMGLEKKTQGVKALQKAIDIMNIAFGKEHHYVAEIKKEMDECE; this comes from the exons ATGCACAAGCTGGAGTGTTCCGCTATGTGTTCCTACGGGGAAAACTGGTGTCCCTCGGAAACGGTGCGACTGGTCGCTAGGATCATCGTAAAACAG AAAGTCCAGACGGAGCCGACTCAGTCCGAAAGACTGTTATCCCTGAAAGAGTTTGAATCAC ATATGGACAAGATCGACAACGAGAAAAACGAGATGAACCAAACCGATACCGCTGCACTCCATCACTTTTATTCGAAGTATCTGGATATTCCAAGTAACGACGTCCTCACAGAACTGTTTGCGCAG GTGAACTGTAACGGTTTTACCATCGAGGACGAGGAGTTGTCTCACTTGGGCTCGGCGGTCTTTCCAGA TGTTGCTTTGATGAACCACAGCTGTAGTCCGAACGTGATCGTGACTTATAAGGGCACAGGAGCAGAGGTCCGTGCTGTTCAGAAAATCAGCCCTGGAGAAGAG ATTTTCAACAGTTACATTGACCTCCTTTATCCCACTGAGGACCGAATGGAGAGGCTGAAGGACTCATACTTCTTTACCTGCGATTGCACAGAATGTACCACTAAATCGAAG GACAAAGCCAAAATGGAGATTCGCCAGAAACTGAGTGCTCCTCCAGAGCCTGAAGAAGTTCAGAAAATGGTGGTTTATGCCAGGAACGTCATCGAGGAATTTAGAAGAGCCAAGCACTATAAGA CTCCCAGCGAGCTGCTCGAGATCTGTGAGTTAAGTCTGGAGAAAATGGGATCCCTGTTTGTGGAGACCAACGTGTACATGCTGCACATGATGTACCAGGCTATGGGCGTGTGTCTCTACATGCAGGACTGGGACGGAGCCCTGAAGTACGGCGAGAAAATTGTGCATCCCTACAG TGTGCATTATCCTCAGTACTCCCTCAACGTGGCTTCTATGTACCTGAAGCTGGGAAGACTTTACATGGGACTGGAGAAAAAAACGCAAGGGGTGAAGGCTTTACAAAAG
- the smyd2a gene encoding N-lysine methyltransferase SMYD2-A isoform X1: MKCEGIEGCERFLSPGKGRGVRATKHFEVGDLVFACPAYCYVLTVNERGAHCEFCFTRREGLSKCGKCKQAYYCNVECQKGDWSMHKLECSAMCSYGENWCPSETVRLVARIIVKQKVQTEPTQSERLLSLKEFESHMDKIDNEKNEMNQTDTAALHHFYSKYLDIPSNDVLTELFAQVNCNGFTIEDEELSHLGSAVFPDVALMNHSCSPNVIVTYKGTGAEVRAVQKISPGEEIFNSYIDLLYPTEDRMERLKDSYFFTCDCTECTTKSKDKAKMEIRQKLSAPPEPEEVQKMVVYARNVIEEFRRAKHYKTPSELLEICELSLEKMGSLFVETNVYMLHMMYQAMGVCLYMQDWDGALKYGEKIVHPYSVHYPQYSLNVASMYLKLGRLYMGLEKKTQGVKALQKAIDIMNIAFGKEHHYVAEIKKEMDECE; encoded by the exons ATGAAGTGTGAGGGGATTGAGGGCTGTGAGAGGTTCCTCAGCCCAGGAAAAGGCCGTGGTGTTAGAGCAACCAAGCATTTCGAGGTGGGAGACCTGGTCTTCGCGTGTCCGGCGTATTGCTACGTGCTGACCGTGAATGAAAGAGGGGCCCACTGCGAGTTCTGTTTCACCAG AAGGGAAGGTCTGTCCAAGTGTGGCAAGTGTAAGCAGGCCTATTACTGCAACGTGGAATGTCAG AAAGGCGACTGGTCCATGCACAAGCTGGAGTGTTCCGCTATGTGTTCCTACGGGGAAAACTGGTGTCCCTCGGAAACGGTGCGACTGGTCGCTAGGATCATCGTAAAACAG AAAGTCCAGACGGAGCCGACTCAGTCCGAAAGACTGTTATCCCTGAAAGAGTTTGAATCAC ATATGGACAAGATCGACAACGAGAAAAACGAGATGAACCAAACCGATACCGCTGCACTCCATCACTTTTATTCGAAGTATCTGGATATTCCAAGTAACGACGTCCTCACAGAACTGTTTGCGCAG GTGAACTGTAACGGTTTTACCATCGAGGACGAGGAGTTGTCTCACTTGGGCTCGGCGGTCTTTCCAGA TGTTGCTTTGATGAACCACAGCTGTAGTCCGAACGTGATCGTGACTTATAAGGGCACAGGAGCAGAGGTCCGTGCTGTTCAGAAAATCAGCCCTGGAGAAGAG ATTTTCAACAGTTACATTGACCTCCTTTATCCCACTGAGGACCGAATGGAGAGGCTGAAGGACTCATACTTCTTTACCTGCGATTGCACAGAATGTACCACTAAATCGAAG GACAAAGCCAAAATGGAGATTCGCCAGAAACTGAGTGCTCCTCCAGAGCCTGAAGAAGTTCAGAAAATGGTGGTTTATGCCAGGAACGTCATCGAGGAATTTAGAAGAGCCAAGCACTATAAGA CTCCCAGCGAGCTGCTCGAGATCTGTGAGTTAAGTCTGGAGAAAATGGGATCCCTGTTTGTGGAGACCAACGTGTACATGCTGCACATGATGTACCAGGCTATGGGCGTGTGTCTCTACATGCAGGACTGGGACGGAGCCCTGAAGTACGGCGAGAAAATTGTGCATCCCTACAG TGTGCATTATCCTCAGTACTCCCTCAACGTGGCTTCTATGTACCTGAAGCTGGGAAGACTTTACATGGGACTGGAGAAAAAAACGCAAGGGGTGAAGGCTTTACAAAAG